The following are encoded in a window of Roseimaritima ulvae genomic DNA:
- a CDS encoding PVC-type heme-binding CxxCH protein: MRSLTTVAIVWSCLHGMAAAQIQPASDAPQPLSPTEAARTFELPPGFRMELLASEPLVHEPSGVCWDEQGRLYVCELHGYNLDGHYDIVELNKTGQLDRVVRRIQATDEAKRKAEAGTTGTIKRLIDSDGDGRMDKAQLFADDLPPCYGMVAARGGLIVACSPHIMYLADRDGDGHAEVREILFTGFSEGVLERRLNAPQWGLDGWIYFGTVTGSTEITGPNLKAPVTLPHSDVRIRPDGSAIEPVSGTTWGLGFAFTDTDERFVSSIGWPATYIVPLPWRYLARNPFLPSPSLTDTHPPDRRTYPISQPHPWRAKRADDPGFNKLYTERYGIAESAPNGYFTSCCAPLVYRDSRLPGLRGQLLACEPAQNMITRRQVRRQGSRLQLARLASEQQSEFLASRDQWFHPISLAHAPDGTLVMTDFYREIIEDYSAIPRYLQQQYSLVAGREHGRLWRLTHDSVDSPIASSAETDMSRLSLAQLAFEIASPRHWRRQTAHRLLIERGDADVAPWLAQTAKKSNDRAVVLHALYVLQGLQQLKPADVIAAMQSQHAGVRVHGLRLAEPLLDTDASVRESAFALAADPESSVRLQLALSLGESRDPAAIAQLAQLAMTASDEPWLDTAIGSSVAGRSDQLIAALLNARQPSQDLPAFAAGMLDTLANLVGTQRDEQQLTQLLVVIAELDEHAASIQQRLLAGLIKGLRDGATNSKPFSSIVGQQMLAKLLSSPSPTVSGNALQIAGLLRLHKSSAMDAAWDRAIDTALDEARSTADRLAAVSLLGAAPLNKSSQLKALLDARQPLDVQLAAVLAISMATDPQVVDVLMTDFARLSPDVRSAIIDAACSRQQRLPRILDLLEQQTLASNDLPPIRRLQLLEHSNAELRARAAKLLTPATSTERKQLYERYQAALAGPRNAAAGKQIFEKTCAKCHQLGKAGFAVGPDLDSVRTRPDESLLLDILDPSSTINPKFVTFTIATVDGHIASGLLASESATSVTLKRENNQTETILRKDIEQFKASEKSLMPEGMEQQVSPQQLADLIAYLRESLGAPLAASRVLFDDDPAFLEALQDGGGVASLISTDKISGEVAMRMTPLQRSSPRIKDWNFQIVETPQPTQPGEPEQFRYLRFAWKTVGGHGAMLELADAGDWPPADNPLRRYYSGTNSSDWSATEVSPDSPEDWTTVTVDLWSDFGEFTLTGIAPTALGGPALFDRIELLRTLDH; this comes from the coding sequence ATGCGCAGTCTTACAACCGTGGCGATAGTCTGGTCATGTCTCCACGGTATGGCGGCGGCACAGATTCAGCCGGCCTCCGATGCTCCGCAACCCTTGTCCCCGACGGAGGCCGCACGGACGTTTGAACTGCCGCCGGGGTTTCGCATGGAGCTGCTTGCCAGCGAGCCGCTGGTGCATGAGCCGTCCGGTGTCTGCTGGGACGAACAGGGACGCCTGTATGTCTGTGAACTGCATGGCTACAACCTTGACGGGCACTACGACATCGTGGAGCTCAATAAGACGGGACAACTGGACCGCGTTGTCCGCCGCATTCAAGCCACCGACGAGGCCAAACGCAAGGCCGAAGCCGGAACAACAGGCACCATCAAACGGCTGATCGACAGTGACGGCGATGGCCGTATGGACAAGGCTCAACTGTTTGCGGACGACCTGCCTCCCTGTTACGGCATGGTGGCGGCCCGCGGCGGATTGATTGTTGCCTGCAGCCCACACATCATGTACCTCGCCGACCGCGACGGTGATGGACATGCGGAAGTCCGCGAGATCCTGTTCACGGGATTCTCCGAAGGGGTTCTCGAACGCCGGCTGAATGCACCGCAATGGGGACTCGATGGCTGGATCTATTTCGGCACGGTCACCGGCAGTACCGAGATCACCGGACCGAACTTGAAAGCTCCCGTGACTCTGCCGCATTCGGATGTTCGCATCCGGCCGGACGGCTCCGCGATCGAGCCGGTATCGGGAACCACCTGGGGATTAGGCTTTGCCTTCACGGATACCGATGAGCGGTTTGTCAGTTCGATTGGCTGGCCAGCCACCTATATCGTTCCGCTGCCATGGCGGTATCTGGCACGGAATCCTTTTCTGCCTTCCCCTTCACTGACCGACACGCACCCGCCCGATCGCCGCACGTATCCCATCAGCCAACCCCATCCCTGGCGTGCTAAACGCGCCGACGACCCCGGATTCAATAAACTCTACACCGAACGCTACGGTATCGCAGAGTCTGCACCCAACGGATACTTCACTTCCTGTTGTGCTCCATTGGTCTATCGGGATTCACGGTTGCCAGGCCTCCGTGGTCAGTTGTTGGCCTGCGAACCGGCACAAAACATGATCACGCGGAGGCAGGTCCGTCGTCAGGGCTCGCGGCTGCAGCTGGCCCGACTCGCGAGCGAACAGCAGTCCGAATTCTTGGCCTCTCGCGATCAGTGGTTTCATCCGATCTCGTTGGCTCACGCGCCCGATGGCACGCTCGTGATGACGGATTTTTATCGCGAAATCATCGAAGACTATTCCGCGATCCCCCGCTATTTACAGCAACAGTACAGCCTGGTCGCTGGCCGAGAGCACGGTCGTCTGTGGCGGCTGACCCATGACTCGGTGGACAGCCCCATCGCTTCGAGCGCAGAAACCGATATGAGCCGCCTGAGCTTAGCACAATTGGCCTTCGAAATTGCCAGTCCTCGGCACTGGCGGCGCCAGACGGCGCATCGGCTATTGATAGAGCGAGGCGACGCCGATGTCGCGCCATGGTTGGCTCAAACCGCAAAAAAATCCAATGACCGTGCCGTCGTACTGCATGCACTGTACGTGTTGCAAGGCCTGCAGCAACTAAAGCCCGCAGACGTCATCGCGGCGATGCAATCACAACACGCTGGCGTTCGCGTGCATGGTCTGCGGCTGGCCGAACCGCTGCTCGATACCGACGCATCCGTGCGAGAATCCGCCTTCGCACTCGCCGCCGACCCCGAGTCGTCGGTGCGTTTGCAACTGGCGCTGTCGCTGGGGGAAAGCCGCGATCCGGCCGCCATCGCGCAGCTGGCCCAGTTGGCAATGACGGCCTCCGACGAACCATGGCTCGATACGGCGATTGGCAGCTCCGTCGCCGGTCGATCCGATCAACTGATCGCGGCATTGCTGAACGCGCGGCAGCCATCACAGGACCTGCCTGCATTCGCGGCCGGAATGCTTGACACGCTGGCCAATCTGGTTGGTACGCAGCGAGACGAACAACAGCTGACGCAGTTACTCGTGGTGATCGCTGAGCTCGATGAACATGCGGCGTCCATTCAGCAGCGGCTGCTGGCAGGACTGATCAAAGGACTGCGGGACGGTGCCACCAATTCAAAACCTTTCTCGTCGATTGTCGGACAGCAGATGCTCGCCAAATTGCTATCCAGTCCGTCGCCAACGGTTTCCGGTAACGCCTTGCAGATCGCAGGGCTATTGCGTTTGCACAAATCCTCCGCGATGGATGCAGCCTGGGACCGAGCCATCGACACGGCACTGGACGAAGCTCGATCCACGGCAGACCGTCTGGCCGCGGTGTCTTTGCTAGGCGCTGCGCCCCTGAATAAGTCGTCGCAGTTGAAAGCCCTGCTCGATGCGCGACAGCCACTCGATGTGCAACTTGCCGCCGTCCTCGCTATCTCGATGGCCACCGATCCGCAGGTGGTGGACGTCCTGATGACCGATTTTGCAAGGCTCTCTCCAGACGTCCGTTCCGCCATCATCGATGCAGCCTGCTCGCGACAGCAGCGACTGCCGAGAATCCTTGATTTGCTTGAACAACAAACGCTGGCGTCGAACGATCTGCCTCCCATTCGTCGTCTGCAGTTACTTGAACATTCCAACGCCGAGTTGCGAGCCAGAGCCGCTAAATTGTTGACCCCGGCGACCTCGACGGAGCGCAAACAGCTATACGAAAGATATCAGGCGGCATTAGCGGGACCGCGAAATGCCGCCGCTGGCAAGCAGATTTTCGAGAAGACCTGCGCGAAATGTCATCAGTTAGGCAAGGCAGGTTTCGCTGTCGGACCGGACCTGGACTCCGTTCGCACTCGGCCGGATGAATCACTGCTGTTAGACATCCTCGACCCCAGCAGCACGATCAACCCCAAATTTGTTACTTTCACGATCGCGACCGTTGACGGTCATATTGCCAGCGGGTTGTTGGCTAGCGAATCGGCTACCAGTGTGACGCTGAAGCGGGAGAACAATCAGACCGAAACCATTCTCCGCAAAGACATCGAACAATTTAAAGCGTCAGAGAAATCATTGATGCCCGAAGGAATGGAACAACAGGTATCGCCGCAGCAACTGGCTGACCTGATCGCCTATCTGCGCGAATCACTTGGGGCACCGCTGGCAGCAAGTAGGGTTCTGTTTGATGACGACCCGGCGTTTCTCGAAGCCTTGCAAGATGGTGGTGGAGTTGCCAGTTTGATTTCAACTGACAAAATCTCGGGAGAGGTCGCAATGCGGATGACACCGCTGCAGCGTTCGTCACCACGGATCAAGGATTGGAATTTTCAGATTGTGGAAACACCCCAACCGACGCAGCCCGGCGAACCAGAGCAGTTTCGTTATTTGAGATTTGCATGGAAGACGGTCGGTGGTCACGGAGCGATGCTGGAATTGGCTGACGCTGGCGACTGGCCTCCAGCCGACAACCCGCTACGTCGTTATTATTCGGGAACGAATTCTTCCGACTGGTCCGCCACAGAAGTCTCGCCCGACTCGCCCGAGGACTGGACCACGGTCACGGTTGATTTGTGGAGTGACTTTGGCGAATTCACGCTGACCGGTATCGCCCCGACCGCCTTGGGCGGCCCAGCGCTGTTCGATCGGATCGAGTTATTGCGAACACTAGATCATTGA